From Planktothrix serta PCC 8927:
GAATTAAAAGGGAAAGTTCTGCAAGTTGGGAAAAAGAAATTTATCCGTTTAATTCAGTAGGGGCGGGTTCTGTACAATCTTTCAAATCCCACAAATAATCTTGATAAACCCGCCCAACCCACCAAGATTTAACGTTAACANATCAAAAACCCCCCTCCAGTGATAAATCGGAAGGGGGTTTTTGTAGGAATAGATTTTTATTGTAAGTTGTACGTTTTTATTTTAGAAACTGATTAATTTCTAAATATTTTCAGGAAAAATTGTTTTTTGGCTTATCCCTATCGGGGTCGATCTGTTTTAATGATGGGTTAGCCTCTGCTGTGGAAGCGACAGCTTGATTGTCTCGGATCACTCGAATTAAAAATCGTAAAGCCTCATTAACCGCATCAGCACTAGCAAAAATCTCCGCAACATCCGGTTCTAAACGCACAGTAATTCCACCAAAACTTTTTCTTCCAGAACCTAACCTTCTGACTCGTAAGCTTTTCAAGTCATACTCGGTTCTAAGGTCATCTTCCATTTCTGATTTATCTTTCTTCATAAGCTTCTCGCTCGGTTCGTGTTACTTCCCTAGCACTAATTAGGCGAATTGAATCTTTTCTTTCTGTATACGACACAATCAACAGTCGCCCTCGGTTTGATTCTCCAAGAATCAAGTATCGTTTTTCGTCTTCGGAGTGGTCTGGATCATAAAAGTCAACATAAAGAGGGTCGTCAAAAACGGTTTTGGCTTCCTCAAATGAAACCCTATGCTTTGACAGAT
This genomic window contains:
- a CDS encoding BrnT family toxin → MQFEWNENKAARNLSKHRVSFEEAKTVFDDPLYVDFYDPDHSEDEKRYLILGESNRGRLLIVSYTERKDSIRLISAREVTRTEREAYEER